In a genomic window of Helianthus annuus cultivar XRQ/B chromosome 10, HanXRQr2.0-SUNRISE, whole genome shotgun sequence:
- the LOC110873677 gene encoding uncharacterized protein LOC110873677 — translation MDGIWGPPYSQANEDTISFCHPYDVIEQTNINTECCIHVLEILLSKADTEIVEHEAELMDLLSQLACTDEVFSNMFSTSLRAKIDFLDSSIRKLKDDAEGFLSTCREPAESIDDILKSLFCHYLQKKDLQFADNTGTASSSYSQVPADTQKKQFGSSSNANQLEKFKTVNVTPVEKQKILSAIVKVEEGSIDDPHTSSMAKYSVQSLCWGSRKKTGIEVSKFQIKGPIIMKKDILHDMTPRCNSICPKPSLETKGKRKHQLSIIKSQTSDEGMRLATVLYDESMSLATVPYVQSSEETNAMSLAAIPYVESNEEANANLKELEFPPGYPKPQHHQKQSISHSQSRYSSSTYSRRKKSNSPLLTGSKSHLALIVSSPLDRAERYSKVYKEDYYTVSDLRAIAKQREIKGYYKLRKAELAQMLGIKLINGRKKQPNKSETQLVRMIKCEP, via the exons ATGGATGGTATATGGGGCCCACCTTATTCTCAAG caaATGAAGATACAATTTCATTCTGTCATCCTTATG ATGTGATAGAACAGACGAATATAAATACGGAATGCTGCATACACGTGCTTGAGATTTTGTTAAGCAAAGCAGATACTGAAATTGTTGAACATGAAGCAGAGTTAATGGACTTACTGAGTCAACTCGCCTGCACAGATGAAGTATTTTCAAATATGTTCTCAACGTCCTTGAGAGCAAAGATTGATTTCCTTGACTCTTCGATAAGGAAACtaaaggatgatgctgaaggctTTTTGTCAACATGCAGGGAGCCGGCTGAAAGCATAGATGACATTCTCAAGTCTCTTTTCTGTCATTATTTACAAAAGAAAGATTTACAG TTTGCAGATAATACCGGCACTGCTTCGAGCTCCTACTCTCAGGTGCCTGCAGACACTCAGAAGAAACAATTTGGCAGTTCTTCAAATGCTAACCAATTAGAGAAATTCAAAACAGTCAATGTAACCCCTGTGGAGAAACAGAAAATTTTATCGGCCATAGTGAAGGTTGAAGAGGGAAGTATAGATGATCCT CACACGAGCTCTATGGCTAAATATTCTGTTCAAAGTCTTTGCTGGGGCTCCAGAAAGAAGACAGGCATAGAAGTGAGCAAATTTCAGATAAAGGGCCCTATAATAATGAAAAAGGATATTTTACATGATATGACTCCCAGATGCAACTCTATCTGCCCGAAACCATCTTTGGAAACTAAAGGGAAGCGGAAACATCAGCTAAGCATAATCAAGTCCCAG ACATCTGATGAAGGCATGCGTTTGGCAACCGTTCTTTATGATGAGAGCATGAGTTTGGCAACGGTTCCTTATGTACAATCATCTGAAGAAACTAATGCAATGAGTTTGGCAGCCATTCCTTACGTAGAATCAAATGAAGAAGCAAATGCAAATCTTAAAGAACTGGAGTTTCCTCCTGGGTACCCTAAACCACAACACCACCAGAAACAAAGTATCTCCCATTCTCAGAGCCGATATTCTAGCAGTACGTACTCAAGGCGGAAGAAATCCAATTCACCATTGCTGACAGGTTCAAAGTCACACCTTGCACTCATTGTGTCTAGCCCTCTTGATAGAGCTGAAAGATATAGTAAAGTGTATAAGGAGGATTATTACACTGTAAGTGATTTACGGGCCATTGCCAAACAACGGGAGATCAAAGGTTATTATAAGCTTCGCAAAGCTGAGCTGGCACAGATGCTAGGAATCAAGCTTATTAACG GAAGAAAGAAGCAGCCGAATAAAAGTGAGACACAGCTGGTTCGGATGATAAAGTGTGAGCCATAG
- the LOC110871459 gene encoding copper transporter 6, with amino-acid sequence MSHDMPMPMPNHTMDGMSMMHMTFFWGKNVAMLFDDWPNGKLGMYILALVVLFAVAVAIEFLAYFSAVKTRASPIMSGLAHASVHGLRMALAYLVMLAVMSYNIGVFICVVVGHAFGYFLVKYRAALKGKDDLV; translated from the coding sequence ATGTCTCATGACATGCCCATGCCTATGCCTAATCACACCATGGATGGCATGAGCATGATGCACATGACCTTCTTTTGGGGCAAAAATGTAGCCATGTTATTCGATGACTGGCCTAATGGCAAGTTGGGCATGTACATTTTGGCTTTAGTTGTTCTCTTTGCCGTCGCGGTTGCAATCGAGTTTCTAGCCTACTTTTCTGCCGTCAAGACACGAGCAAGTCCAATCATGAGCGGGTTGGCTCACGCGTCGGTTCATGGGCTTCGAATGGCACTTGCTTACCTTGTAATGTTGGCTGTGATGTCCTACAATATTGGTGTTTTTATATGTGTGGTGGTGGGACATGCTTTCGGGTATTTTCTTGTGAAGTACCGTGCAGCTTTGAAAGGCAAAGATGATTTGGTGTAA